GCCTGATAACGACCGACCGTATGACCTCTGCGACGGAGTTCCTTAGCCATTCGCCGGCTCCCATAGCTACCACGTTTCTGATCGTGGATGTCCTTGACCTCCCGGTGCAGGCACTGGCGCTGCTCATCGGGTTCACGCTGACGCCAGGCATAGAAGCCACTGCGGCTGACGTCCATGACACGGCACAGCACCGCCACTGGGAAGGAGGCCTTCTCCGACTCGATGAACTGGTATCTCAGCTCGACTCTCTCGCGAAGAAGGCCGTGGTCTTTTTTAAAACCTCCTTTTCAATCCGCAACTTACGAACTTCTTCGCGAAGCTTCTTGATCTCGGCATCCCGCTCATCTGCCTGGTCGTCAGTCACACCATCCTCCCGGTCACGTTGCTGGCGACACCAGCGATCCAGCAGGCTGCGATCGATATCCAGCCGCCTGGCAGCCTCGGAGATGGCATAACCCTCTCCTCGAACCATGTTGACCGCCTCAGCCTTGAATTCGTCGGAGTACCGACGTCGCGTCTTCTTGGTCATGAACACCACCAATGCCTCCAGTATGAGGCTTACCGGGGTGTCCGCTCCAATTAGACCAGTTCACGCATCTACTCTCCGCTGGTCGCCTCGCTGGCCGAAACCGGCGATATGGTCGGCGGGCTGCTGCGCGAGGGCAACGCCGGCCCGGCTGAGAATGCCGATACCTGGATTCCCCACCTGGTGCAGCGACTCAACGAGAGTACCGGGGCCCAGATTCGGGTGCGTATCGATGCCGGTTTCACCGACAACGACACGCTGGAGGCCCTGGAGGATCGCCATATTGAGTACCTGGGCCGGCTACGCAGTCACACGGGGCTTCAGGCGTTGGCCGAGCCTTATCTACGGCGCCCGCGAGGCCGCCCACCCGAGGCGCCACGCGAATGGTGTCACGACCTTGAGTACCAAGCCGGTTCCTGGCCGACACCTCGGCGCGTAGTGCTGGTGGTGCAGGAACGTCCCGATGACCTGCTGCTCCATGCCTTCTTCTTGGTCACCAACCTCGGCAATTTCGACTGGCCGCCGGAGAAGGTCTTGGCGCTCTACCGCAAGCGCGGCAGCGCCGAAGCGCATATGGGCGAGGTGAAGTCAGCGCTTGATGTCCACCTCTCATCGACCGATCGCGGTGCCTCCACCGTTCAGGATGTGATGGCTCGCAATGAGGTGAGCCTGCTGTTGAGCCTCTACGCGTATCAAGTGCTGCATGGTCTACGCTGCCTCCTGGAGCGGCAAACCCGACAGGGCTGGAGCCTGAGCCGTATGCGCGAGCAGGTGCTCAAGGTGGCTGCAACCTTATCGCTACACGCTCGGCGTATCACGGTGCAGCTCGGCGATGCGGCCGACAAATGGTGGCCGACGCTGTTGAAGGGACTACCGAAATTGACTGCGTTGCGCTGAGCGGTGACGAATGTTAGAGATTAAGGCGGCCATGCTGATGGCTGGCGAACACGGCTGGCCTAATGGCCACTGCATATGCATTCAGCTTATAGATGTGACAGCAAAGCCTTTTAAACAGGCATAAGAAGGGGGCTCCTCAGGTAACACACTGATCCCGACTCAGTCGACAAGCCATGGGGCCATGGCGTACTTTTGGGCATCCTCATGAATAAGCCAGGTTCACGCAGCAGCAAGGCACCACTGTCGCTGGTCGTACACTGACCGTTCCGGTGGACACACCCAGAGCCGCTGCACGAGGGCGACCATGTCGTTAGGGACTCAACAATGGCGATCAGTCCTCTTGAACCAAGTCCTTACAACCTCTTGATTCCACGATAAAACTATTCGCCACCTCCATTCCAGGTCTGCCTCATAAATATCCCGGCCTGCCTATTTCACGATAACATCCGAAAATCCGAATGCATTAATCCAGCTCTTCATTTAACATCGCTGTCACAAGGTCGAGAAAGCTAGTAGCTAGCATTGACGGAGGCCTATAACCCGGCAACACTGCACTATAGTGAAATTCGATTACTTCACTTAATGGTTTTGCCACCAACCCTCTTTCACCATATAAATTGGCTGTCAAAGGGTCCACTATAGAAACCCCACCACCGTTCAACACCATCTCGCACGCGACACTAGAAAGTTGTGTGTCCAGCCTTATTTTACGCTGCACTTTGTTATCTAAAAAAATCTTGTCAACAAATGGGCGAGAGTCTTGATTCTGGCAAAAAGAAATATAATTCTCTCCTTCAAAATCATCTATGCTTACAGTATCTTTCATTGCCATCCAATGATTCTTTGGCATGACAACTTTCATAGGACTAGACTTTAAATGTATAACTTTTACTGATGGGTCTTCAATCTTAAGGCCTATAAAACCAATATCACATTGCTGTGTTGCCATCCAGTCTAAAACTTTCTGAGAGCTGTGAGACTGGAGTGTTATTGTAATGCCCTCTTTTTTTACTGAAAACTTGTTCACCGCTTCGGGGAGCAAACAATGGGCTATTGCAGGCATCCCAACAACAAACAATCTCCCAGTTCTAAAATCCTTAATCTCCTTTGCTGATTCGGCAATTTTATCAAGACCAGTAAAAACTTTTTCCACATCATCAAAAAAGGCCATTGCTTCTGGAGTTGGAAGCAGCCTGCCTTTATCTCTATGGAATAAAGAAAAACCAACATTATATTCTAAATCTGATATAAGCCTGCTTGCGGCAGGCTGCGAAATATGCATTGCTTTGGCTGCTTGAGTAACGGTCCGATATATCATTAGTGCACGAAAAGCTTCGATTTGCCGCAAATTCAACATTTATCACACCTTAATACAAAAAAATACTTTCCATGCAAAAAAACCGCACACCATGTTCATTAAACTGCTTTATTGAACATCCTTTGCCAAAAGAATAACGCCCTCTTCCGATTAATTCATTATCGCCTTGCAATATCCGCTGCAGTCAGACAGAAACCAGTCCATAAAAAACTGAAAAATCAATAGGGGCCACACCTTTATGGAATAGTTTATTTATATCGCACCTTACAACACAAATTTTTTGAGTCCAATACACCTCAATATTTTTTAAAGATTTTTGATGTATCCCAATTCATTGGGTGCGCCCAAAACCAAATAATATACTATCTGGCCAAGAAGTGTAGGCCTGATCTCTGCCGGTCAGCGCCGGGGAATCAGGATCAGCGGCCGGCCCGTCCGGCTGGATACCCAAATGCTGGCCGCGTTCGGCGGTAGTTGTCAAGGAATATGTCGCCTCTGAGGTCATTTAGGCTACCTGTTTTTCCGGTTCGACAACGGTGACCTGAAGCTCCCGCTCGGGGTTGAGCGATACGGTAGCGATGGGCGTCCAGTTGCGCGTCTTACCGCTCCAACGGGCGGGGTTGGCCTCCCGGGCCGCCTGATTGATGGCATGGCGCTTGGCCAGCACCTCGGTATCCTCCCCAGCATGTCGTTGTGCCGGTGTCACCAGGCGGATCCCGCTGTGGCGATGCTCGTGGTTGTACCATTGCACGAAGCCAGCCACCCACTCGCGGGCATCGTCGAGCGTGGCAAACCCGTCGACGGGGTAGCAAGGCCGGTACTTGCAGGTCCGGAACAGTGCCTCCGAGTAGGGGTTGTCGTTGCTGACCCGCGGCCGGCTGAACGATGGCGTGATGCCGAGCTCATGCAGCTTCTCCAGCAACGTGGCGCCCTTGAAGGGGCTACCATTGTCCGCGTGCAGTACCAGCGGCTTGTCAATGATCTGCTCGGCCAGCACCGCCCGTTCCAGCACGGTGCAGGAGTTGTGGGCCGACTCGGCCAGGAATACCTCCCAGCCGGTGATCTTGCGGCTGAAGAAGTCGATCATCATCACCAGGTAGTAGTACTGCCCCTTGATCGGACCGCCCAGCCACGTGCAATCCCACGACCACACCTGATTCGGCGCAGTGGCCTGGTAGGTCGTCGGCCTGGCGCGGCGTTGAGGTGGCTTGGCACGGCCCCGGTGCACTACTTCACGGTGCTTGCGCATCACCCGGTAGAACAACGAGGGTGACGCCAGGTAGCGCTGCTCCTCATCGAACAAGCGCACCACGATCTGCTCTGGCGGCAGGCTGGCGTACTCGGGGCGGTGGCACACGTCGAGAATCTCCTGCTCTTCGGCCGGTGTCAGCGCGTTAGCCGGCACCGGCCGGTCGACCAAAGGGCGCCGGTCCTCGTGCAGCTCCCCGCCGCGCGTCCAGCGCTGGTACGTCCTGGCGGTGATGCCCAGCTCGCGGCAGGCGGCCTCCAGGCGGGCCCCTTGGGACCGGGCTTCTTCGATCAGCGCGATGGCGCGTTGGCGATCTGGGGTGCTGATCATGCGTCCTCGTCCCCCCAGATCGCCCTCGCCTTTTTTCTGAGGGCCAGTAACGCTGCGGTTTCTGCCAGGGCCTCGTTCTTGCGGGCGAGCTCCTTCTCCAGGAATTTGATGCTTTTACGCTGCTGCCTGGCCTCGTCGGCCTCACGTTGGCGTTCCGAGTGGGAGAGGCTGGCGGCCTGCTCGCAGTCGTGACGCCAACGCTCCAGCTGCTCGGGATAAATCCCTCGGCGGCGGCAGTATTCCGCAGTTTCCTGGGCGTTCATCGAGGCGGTCTCGATCACGGCGCTGAACTTCTCCTTGGACGACCAGCCATCGGCGCCCTTGCCCAGAGTATCCGGCAGGCAACGCCCCTCGGCGCGGGCTTCCTTGCGCCACTTGTAGACGGTGCCCAGCGAGATCCCCTCCTGCTCCGCGATCACCTGCGGGGAGAGGTTGTGGGGAGGCAGCAGCTTAGTCACTACGGCTTGCCGGCGCTCCTCGGAGTAACGAGGCATGAGTGTCTCCTTTCGCCCCCTGGTCGGTTTATAAGAACAGGGTATCAGAGGGCACGACACTCATCCTGACACTGGGGGTCGGCGAGTACCGGGTGCCCACTGCGCTGTGGGACTGCATGAGCCGCTATGCCTGCTGGCTGGAGCCCGCGATCACGCATGGGTGGGTGCAGCTTATGCAGGACTACAACCCGCAGGCCGATGTAGGTCTGCTACACCGGGCGCTAACCTGGCCGGAGAGCCGGCGTGAAACGCACAAGGTTCGCCGACTGATCGCCAGGCACCTGATCCGGCCGGCACCGCTGCACTGCGTGTGGTCCCACCAGGATCTGCACCGCCACCATTACGCGGTGGACCACTGCTTTCCGTGGTCTCGCTGGCAGAACAACGATCTCTGGAATCTGCTCCCAACCACCGAGCGAGCCAACGCCGCTAAGTCCGACCGCCTGCCCGCTGCTGCACTAATGGAGCATGCCAGGCAGGACATCCTGGCCTGGTGGGAGATCCTGGACGCAGAACCGGCGGTCTCAACACCTACATGCAGAAGGAACAGCAGCTCAAGCAGCTGCAGGACGAGCTCGACAAGCTGAAGTACGACGACTGCCTAAAGACCGAGCTAGATTTCAAGAATCACCTCGAAGACCTGATGCGCGAGTTCGACAAGTCAGCCGCTGACGTCATCAAGCTTCTGGATCCAACGCATACCGCTGACAAGAGCTCCAGCAGCGCCAAGAGCACCGGCCGCGCCAAGCGCAAGCTGAAGATCTACAAGAACCCGAACACTGGCGAAGTCGTCGAGACCCGCGGCGGCAACCAGAAGACGCTGAAGGCGTGGAAGGAGGAGTACGGTGCCGAGACCGTGGGAGGGTGGCTGGTGAGGACGGAGAACTGACGACTGAGAACACGAGTAGAATTTCTAGATGGAAACAATTAAACAAGACATCTTTTATAAAACAAGCCTAGAAGCCAATATCATTTCTCCTTAGAACAAACATACAAGAAAGCTTCAAAGCCCATTACTCCATCTAAAAATTATCTAGTGGAGCAATGGGCTGAAAACAATACGCTTTGTTTATGTGGCTACAATTAATTAGCCGCTGTAACTACCAATTCTAGCAACACGTCTTCTCCAAGGTCTGCCACCCCTAAAGTCGCTCTGGCAGGCAGGTTTTCGGGACCAAACCACTGGACCCAGACGTCGTTCATCCCTTTCTTTAGCGACAAGTCAGAAACATAAGCAGTAGCCGAGACAATACACTCCTTTTTAGTTCCGGATTCAGCAAGATAATTTTCCAGCTTGTCCAATACCTGCTGAGTCTGCCCTGCCATATCCAAGCTGAGATCATCTGCGATGATGCCACCAAAGAACACAAAACCATTGGCTTCAACTGCACGATGCATAATTGGGGTAGGGATACTGCGCTTGATCATGACTAACTCCTTTGATTGCCTGACTTCAGGCGTGGTGTCACTCTTTTCGGCATGCCGAAAAATGAGCAAGATGTATAATGCGGAATAGCAGTAGATCAGATTGAGGAGTGATTACCATTGAAACGTGTAATCGAAAATGGCTCAATCGGGTAGGACGGCTCGCGCCCCATAGCTAGGTCAGCCACGATTTCCCCAGTAATGGGACTCAGCTGAAAACCATGGGCCGAGAAGCCGAAGGCATGAATAACGTTCTCGGATGTACTGCTCGAGCCCAACACTGGGATTTGGTCTGGCATAACGGCTTCCATCCCTGCCCAGGTACGGACAATGCGCGCCTCATTCATAAAGGGGAACAGGCTCAACACAGTGTCTGCATTTTCTGCCAAGCCACCAAGGCTGGTCTCGGCAACCTGACGGTGTGAATCGACTTCCCCACGAATTCCTCCGCCGATCATCACGGTACCATTCTCAAACTGTTTAAAGGAAAGTAACCTGGAGGTAGCCCCAATAACCGGACCGAGAAATGGTTTCATTCGCTCAGTAATCATCAACATCGGCGCCTCCGCTGCGAGAGGCACTGGCTCACCCAGCCATTGACAAAAAGTTCCCGCCCAAGCACCAGCACAATTGATGAGGATGTCAGCAGTAAACCGGTGGGTGCCAGCCTGAACCTTCCAGCCGCTGCCACAGGCCTCCAGGTCAGTGACAGTCACACCTTCGAAGAAACTTGCGCCCTGCCGTTGAGCCAAGCGCCTCCAGGCTGTAACCGTACGATAGGGGTTGGCATAACCATCTCCGTCGCAGGCAAGCCCGCCAGGGCTATGGGGAGACAGAGCAGGTACACGCTTACGGAGCTCGTCGCGAGTAATGAGGTACTCGTGGTTGAATCCCAGAGAACGGACCTGTCGCTCACGCTCAGCCAGCGTCTCCAAGTCTGCACTATTCTCGGCGACCATGATCTGCCCGACCGGGCGAAAACCACAGTCGTCCCCTACTACCTCGGCCATGCGTTGCCAACGCTCCCAGGCCGCCATGGCCAATGGGATCTCCGCAGGATGCCTGCCTAATCGCCGCACACCACCAGCGTTAACACCTGAGGCATGACGGCCGGCATAGTCCTTGTCGATCACAGTGACCCGATGGCCCTGGGCGCTGAGATGGACAGCGGCACTACAGCCATGGAGACCTCCCCCGACAATCACAATCCGCGCACTCATCTCGAAATATCCTCAGCGGCTGTAGCCAGCTGCCCCAAAGTAATGGGTTTAAAGGGAGGGCGAAGCCGATAGTAACCAGTCTCGCTAACGCTCTGGCCGTTGGCATCGGCCAACAGTTCGCTAACCGTCAGGCCACACATACGTCCTTGACAGGGTCCCATTCCGCATCGAGTAAATGATTTGGTCTGGTTAGGTCCACGACACCCCTGATTTGCCATGTTCCGCACTTCACCTGCAGTAACTTCCTCACACCGACAGACAACTGTATTGTCCTCCGGAAGGCGCCATTGTGCGGCCGGTTGGTAGAGGGTATCGAGGAAAGGACGAATAGCCGTTTCTCGCTTTAATTCACGCCGTAGCCGCTTCACTTCCGCTCGGATTTGATCTTCATTAACACGACCTAGAGCGATGGCGGCACCCAGGCCTGCTAGCCGCCCCTGAAAAGCAGAAGCTTTGGCTCCTACGATGCCACCAGCATCTCCAGCGACCGAGACCCCCTCGACATCTGTTGCCAACCAAGTGTCCGTTCGCGGACGCCAAGACAGTTGCCGCTCGTCCCAATCATGTGTGCAGTCGAGCGCCCGAGTAACCTGTGTACTTTGTGTTTGGTACTACACCCTGATGCAGTAGCAGCAGCGGTGTTGTCAAGGAGTGCCACTCAGGATCATTGCCACATCGCCAGCGGACACGCTCTAGTCGGTTCTCGCCTTCGGCCTCCAGAGCCGTTACATGCCGAACATGCCTAACTCCTGCACGTCGCAGTTCGGCCAATAGCCCCACGCCCTTGAGTAGAGTTCGAATATTTCGTAGCGCACCTGGCATTAGCGGGAGTGCATCCCGGTATTGGCCTGGCGACGAGGTATCAAGCAAGGCAGCAATGGGAACCCCAGCGCGCAAATATTGCACGGCCAGCAGTAAAAGAAGTGGCCCACAGCCAGCGAGAACAACCGGTGCCGAGGGCACCAAACCACAACTCTTAAGCATAATCTGCCCGCTTCCGGCAGTCATGACTCCGGGCAGGGTCCAGCCCGGAACCGGAAAAGGACGCTCCATGGCACCATGAGCGAGAATGACATGTCGGGCTCGAACCATCGACGCTTGGTCACCTTGGAGGAGCCCGACCTCAAGCTGCCTGGTGAGCTGCCAAAGGGTAGTCCCAGGCCGATAATCAATGCGTGGATCATCAAGCCCATCTACCAGCTCCTCACCACACCAGTAGTCATTACCAAGAATTCGCCGCTCCTTGATCGGCGTAGTCTCAATTGAACGATAAATCTGTCCACCAGGCGCCGGCTGTTCATCTACCACCACCGCGGTGATGCCATGGGCCACGGCAGCGGCGGCAGCGGCCATACCGGCAGGCCCACTTCCAAGTATCACCAAGTCATGAGTCGTCATCAGCCGAGCCTCCTTGCGCCGTGTTGAGAGCGAATCTGCATGCCGTCCTTCACATGGACCTGGCAACCCTGGACATTAGGGACGTCGTCCACCTCGACCAGACACTCAAAACAGACCCCCATCATACAGTAGGGGCCTCTCTGGGATCCGCTCACCGGCGTGGGACGACATGCTTCGACGCCGGCCGCGAGCAGCGCCGCTGCAATGGTATCGCCATCCTGGGCAGTAACCTGCCGGCCGTTGAAGTAAACGATCACTGTTTTCTGCATAGGCGCATCAGGCGGGGTTAGCCGTTTGAACATCGAATCTCTCCGCGGTGAAAGGAACTATTTCGCTAGGTGAGGAATCACCAGCGATCCAGGGGGCAAGGCGTTTGGCATGGGCTGCAGCCAAGGTCACACCGCTATGGCAGCAGGCCACGAATGCGCCCGGATGAGAGAGCGAAGCTTGATAGAGCGGATAGCCATCAGGTGTCATCACTCGCAGCGCACCCCAAGTACGTACTATGCGCGTCTTGGCTAGCGCCGGCAGGGCACGCACAGCCCGTTGGGCGATATGCGATAGCACAGTAACTATTCAGGTGGCTGCGGATGGGGTATCGCCAACCAGCTGATTTTTCTGGCATAGTGCACAGCATCATTCGGCACACCTATGCGGTGATATGACCATCAGCGATATCAACGTCGACGAGGCCCTGGAGCGGGTCCGGCAGCAGCTCAAGGAAGACCAGACGGTCTCGCCGTCGCTGCGTGCCGCCATCGATGTGCTGATGCTGCTGGTCAAGCTCATGGCCGATCGCCTGGCCACCAGTAGCCGCAACAGCAGCAAGCCACCGTCCCAGGATCCCAATCGCCAGCGCCGCTCGCGCGCCAAAGGCGAGCGGCGCCCCGGCGGACAGCCAGGGCATGAGGGTAAGACGTTGGCGCCGGTGACGGACCCCGACGAGGTGGTCAAGCTCCGTGTCGATCGTCGGCAACTCCCCAAGGGGCGTTCTTACCGCCCGGTCGGCGTCGAAACGCGCCAAGTGCAGGACATCGTAATCCAGGCCGTGGTCACCGAATATCAGGCTGAGGTCCTCGAAGATGATCAGGGGCAACGCTACGTGGCGCCATTCCCCGAGGGCGTGACTCGCCCCATCCAGTATGGCCCTCGCCTCAAGGCGCATGTCGTCTATCTCTCCCAGTATCAGCTGTTGCCCTATGCGCGTATCCGCGAGTTGCTCACCTCGCAGTGCGGCCTGTCGCTGAGCACCGGCACCCTGTTCGCCTTCAACCAGGAGGCCTACCAGCGGGCCGAGGCGTTCGCCGAGTGGGTGATCCCGGCGCTACGTGAAGCAGCCACCGTCCATGCCGATGAAACCGGAATGCAGGTCGGTGGCAAACGCTACTGGCTACACAGCGCCTCCAACGAGGCCCTGACCTGGTTGGCCCCGCACCCCAAGCGCGGCCAGGAAGCGATGGACGCCATCGGCGTATTGCCCTTCGTGCGTGGCGTGCTGGTGCATGATCACTGGAAGCCCTACTACCGCTATCCGGATTGCCGGCACGCGCTCTGTAATGCGCACCACCTTCGGGAGCTGACAGCGGCCTGGGAGAACGATGGCCAGGCATGGGCCAAGGCCTTGCATGACCTGTTGTTGGAGATGCATCGCGCCGTGGAGGTGGCCGACGGCTGCCTCTCGGCCGATGAGACCCGAGCCTGGCGGCAGCGCTATCGAGATTGCCTGGCGAAAGGGGACGCCGAGTGCCCCCCGCCGGTGAAACCGCCACCTGGAACGCGAGGCCGGGCCAAGCGCACCAAGTCGCGCAACCTCCTGGAACGCCTCCAGGCGTACGAGGACGACGTGTTGCGCTTCCTCGACGACCCTGCCGCTCCCTTCACCAACAACCAGGGGGAGCGCGATCTGCGAATGACCAAGGTCCAGCAGAAAATCTCGGGCTGTTTCCGCTCCTGGGAGGGTGCTGAGATCTTCTGCCGCATGCGTAGCTTTCTCTCGACCGCCGTCAAGCAAGGGGTAGCGGCGCATACCGCACTGGAGCAACTGTTTGCGGGGGAGGTGCCAGCCTTCAAGCAGCAAGAAGCCCCGACTCAGCCAACCGGTGCTGAATAGTTACATAGCACAGGAGTTTCTGTGCCCTCGTCAAAACCGACATCTTCATGTGAATCACCTAGCAAAATTGAGCCTTCCCCTGTCTGGCGAAGGTACGTGGTCGGAAGATTCAGAAGTGGGCTCATGCGCTCAGTAACCAGGATCTCGCCTCGGTTAGGCACCAGTGGTGCTTGCAGACCAACCTGAGGAGCTAGAAGGCGGTTACCGAGACCGGCGGCGAGCACCACGCGCTCCGCATGGACTCGCTCACCTTCACGCTCGATTACAAAGCTATCCCCTCGCTGTTGTACTCGGTGAACCTTGCTGCCAGGAAGGAAAGTACCGCCAAAGCGAAGAAAACCGGCATGCAATCCACGTAGCAAATAAAGAGGATTGGCATGTCCATCCCAGCGTGACCATGAGGCTCCCGTGACACTCTCCCCTATTTCCGGAATCATTTCGCGTAGCTGTTCATGATCGAGCATTGCGAAATCAAACTGCCCGCCAGTTGCCTTGGACAACGTGGTAAGTTCAGCCTGCCTCAGCTCTATTTCCTTGTGGCTGTAGCAGAGATGCAAACCTCCCGGCGCTTGGTGTTGTGTTGCTACCCCAGTGAGCTCCCAGAGTTCTTCCGATAGGCTGGGCCACAAGGATGCAGAACTCATGCTCCACTGTGAGTAGCTCGGGATTTCGAGCCCTTTACCCTGAACCCAGACCAGTCCGAAATTGCCTCGAGATGCTCGATAGGCAACATCGCCCTCATCGAGCACAGCGACACGGTAGCTGGCCTTAGCCAGGCCATAAGCAATAGCACTGCCTACTAGCCCACCACCAACGATAGCAAAATCATAAGTATTCATTTGATCGATTCACCCATTGCCGATCAGTAATTTGTCTAACCCAGAGACATGATCCAGCATCAGAACCAAGAAAGCCGTTAGAAAGATCAGCACGGTCGATATAAAAGCAATCATCGGGCCGATGGTGTAAACAATACCCTTATACATTTTACGAACAGCGCTGTCGGGCTGGGCGACGCAAAAAACGCCATCGAAATTTCAAAGTAACTGCGGTTAACGCGAGAAACCAACCGCCAGCCACGCTCGACAAGGTCACCGGAAATACGACACGACTAAAAATAGACCACTGATTGGCCCTCAATGACATTACGGAATTTACTTCCTGTTCCCCCATACCAAATACTGATACTTTAAATAAGCGATTATTATGCGGAATGGTGATCACATAAGCCGACACCAATGCATTAAACCTGCTATATACACTTGTACGCAAAAACAACCCGGGGGGAAATAAACCGAGAGTTTCATACGGAACAAGAAGAATTAAATCAACAAAAGGATCGGCAGGAAAAATCATGGGGCTAAAGCTACTGAAAAATCAATTACGCCAGCTATAAATGCTATTCGAAGTACGCGACCACCCATAATTCACATCCTCATTTTTTATTATTAAACCAATAAGATATTGAAAATAACTCAAATTACTATAATTTTTTCCAATGCAGTGTTTACGCTATGGCTTAAAAACTAGCACCTAAATGCCATGCACACTAATACCATTTTTTACCAACCCTATGCGTATATGTTATCGAATCCATCGCTTTACGCATCAATCAAATTCTGAAGTTAGACTTGATAACGTGCCAGCAAGAAGTGTGGTTAGATCTGATAAGTTAGGCCACCGTGGGCCTTCGCTAAAGTTGCAAGTTGCCAAACACTCCCACCGAAGGAACCCCACGATGGCTGCCAAGAGCATGGCACTGGCGAAGCTGCTTGAAAAGCGCATGATGTTTCAGGACTTTCTGAGCCAGAGGCATGATGCTCATGCTAACCCGGATGTTGCACCGGGTCAGTCAGAAGTCCTCAGATGCCAGGCTCGGTGGGGATAAAAGGGATCTGGGGTGGAGTTTGGCTGTTTTTTGATCAAGTTCCTGTGCTCAGGGCGCACCTCCCCCCACCCCCATGTCTTTTCTGTGCCGGGGGCAGCACGCCGCGACGCTATCCCGGCACCAGCTTGCTGGCCAACATCAGGAAGAGGTCCTGCTCCGGATACTGGCTGTTCAACATCAGCCGAATGGTCCGTGTGTTGCGAGTGATGACGGCGCCGATCTTCAGCAGCTTCAGGCGGATGGTATTGACCTGGGCTTGGGCGAAGGCGGTGCGCTTAAGGTAAATCCGACGCAGCCGCTCCAGGAGCAGGTAGGCCAGCCCCGAGAGCAGCAGTCGGTACTGATTGGGCCACCATATGGTGGCAGCTGGTGCGGTCTGAGAACAGGAGCTGCTGCTCCTTGATGCGGTTCTCCATCTCGCCTCGGGCGCAGTAGCGGTGGTCGTAGAGCCACTCTGCGCTGCAGCCGCGCAGGTTGGTCACCACGTAGCGGGTGTTGAAGCCACGCCAACTGGTCTCGGATTTGACGACCACCTTTCGTCGGCGCTTCTTCCAGCTCTTGGCGGCGTACTCGATGAAGCCGAAGACTCGCTGCTTCTCACGGGTCTTCTCGAAGCGGATAGCTGACTCGTAGTCGATATCCAGGGCTAGCTTGGCCAGCCGCGGGTTGCCGGCGAGGCCGACGATGTAGTCGACACCGTGGCGCTCGCACCAACTGAGGATCAGCGGGCGGCAGAAGCCGCTGTCGCCGCGGAATACGACCTT
The Halomonas alkalicola DNA segment above includes these coding regions:
- the tnpC gene encoding IS66 family transposase; its protein translation is MTISDINVDEALERVRQQLKEDQTVSPSLRAAIDVLMLLVKLMADRLATSSRNSSKPPSQDPNRQRRSRAKGERRPGGQPGHEGKTLAPVTDPDEVVKLRVDRRQLPKGRSYRPVGVETRQVQDIVIQAVVTEYQAEVLEDDQGQRYVAPFPEGVTRPIQYGPRLKAHVVYLSQYQLLPYARIRELLTSQCGLSLSTGTLFAFNQEAYQRAEAFAEWVIPALREAATVHADETGMQVGGKRYWLHSASNEALTWLAPHPKRGQEAMDAIGVLPFVRGVLVHDHWKPYYRYPDCRHALCNAHHLRELTAAWENDGQAWAKALHDLLLEMHRAVEVADGCLSADETRAWRQRYRDCLAKGDAECPPPVKPPPGTRGRAKRTKSRNLLERLQAYEDDVLRFLDDPAAPFTNNQGERDLRMTKVQQKISGCFRSWEGAEIFCRMRSFLSTAVKQGVAAHTALEQLFAGEVPAFKQQEAPTQPTGAE
- a CDS encoding NAD(P)/FAD-dependent oxidoreductase; the encoded protein is MNTYDFAIVGGGLVGSAIAYGLAKASYRVAVLDEGDVAYRASRGNFGLVWVQGKGLEIPSYSQWSMSSASLWPSLSEELWELTGVATQHQAPGGLHLCYSHKEIELRQAELTTLSKATGGQFDFAMLDHEQLREMIPEIGESVTGASWSRWDGHANPLYLLRGLHAGFLRFGGTFLPGSKVHRVQQRGDSFVIEREGERVHAERVVLAAGLGNRLLAPQVGLQAPLVPNRGEILVTERMSPLLNLPTTYLRQTGEGSILLGDSHEDVGFDEGTETPVLCNYSAPVG
- a CDS encoding NAD(P)/FAD-dependent oxidoreductase, producing the protein MLSHIAQRAVRALPALAKTRIVRTWGALRVMTPDGYPLYQASLSHPGAFVACCHSGVTLAAAHAKRLAPWIAGDSSPSEIVPFTAERFDVQTANPA